The Geoalkalibacter subterraneus genome contains the following window.
TGCTGCTCGACGACGAAGACTACGAAACTCACCGCGTCCTGCGGGCCATAGCTCTTAACACCCGGCTTTCGCGCCTGACGCCTGCAGATGTAGCGGGGGAGGGCGACCGCCTGATGTCGGCTGCACAGCTGGCGCAGTTTTTCCCCCACTGCCCGCAGGCGCTGGACAACACACTGGAGATTGCCGCCCGCTGCCGCACCGACTGGGATTTCAGCACCACCATATTCCCCGCGTTCAACGGTCTGAGCGATGATGAGGCGTTTGCCGTTCTTGAAGCCCGGGCCCGGGCGGGAGCCCGCCGGCGCTACGGCGACATCGACGCACGCGTCGAGGAACGGCTGCGCAGGGAGCTGGACCTGATCTTCGCCAAGGGCTTTGCCCATTACTTCCTGGTGGTGGAGGAGCTGGCCCGCCAGTCGCCCCGCACCTGCGGGCGCGGCAGCGCAGCGGCGTCGCTGGTGGCCTACACCCTGGGCATCACCCATGTCGATCCCCTGGCGTACAATCTGTTCTTTGAGCGCTTTCTCAACGAAGGGCGTCTCGACCCGCCGGATATCGACATCGACTTCCCCTGGGATGAGCGTGACGCCATCCTTGATTTCGCCTTCCGGCGCTACGGCGCGCGGCGCGCGGCGATGGTGGCCAACCAGATCAGCTTCAAGGGGCGCTCGTCATTGCGGGAGGTGGCCAAGGTCTTCGGTTTTGAGGAGGCGGAGATCAAGTCCGTGACCTCGCGGCTGTCCGGCTACTGCAGAGCCGGGGACGTTGCTGCGGCCATCTCGGGTGATCCGTTGTTTCAGGACCGTTCTTTGAGTGAAGACTGGCAGCAGGTGCTGCGCATTGCCAGCCGCCTTGAGGGGCAGCTGCGCTATCTCGGCCTGCACTGCGGCGGGCTGGTGGTGGTTCCCGATGAGATCCGCCGCTACGTCCCGGTCGAAGTCTCTGCCCGCGGTCTGCCGCTGATCCAGTGGGAGAAAGACCAGGCCGAGGCCGCCGGGCTGGTCAAGATCGATATCCTCGGCAACCGCTCCCTGGCGGTGATACGCGATGCCCTGCAGGCCATCAAGGAGCAGACCGGCCGCGAAATCGACTACGCCAGCTGGCAGCCGCTGGAGGATGCGTGCACCCGCAGGCTGCTCTGCCGGGGGGAGACCATGGGCTGCTTCTACATCGAATCGCCCGCCACCCGGCAGCTGCTCAAGCGCATGTTCGAGCAGGGTCCGGCCGAGGACGGCGCTTTTCTCTTCGAGCACCTGGTCATGGCGTCTTCCATCATCCGACCGGCTGCCAATAACTTTATCCGTGAATTTATCGCGTGCATGCGCGGCAAGTCCTGGCGTTTTCTGCACCCGCTGCTTGACACCGTGTTGGAGGAAACCTACGGCATCGCCATCTACCAGGAGCAGATTACCCAGATCGCCATGGCGCTGGCCGGTTTCACGGCGTTTGAGGGTGATCAGCTGCGTAAAATCATCAGCAAGAAGCACAAGGCGCAGACGCTGAAGGATTACCGGGAAAAATTCTTTGCCGGCGGCCGTAAAAAAGAGATCGACGACAAAACCCTGCAGGCGGTGTGGGAACAGATTCTCTCCTTCGGCGGGTACTCCTTCTGCAAGCCGCACTCGGCCTCCTACGCCCTGGTCAGCTGCAAATCGGCCTATCTCAAAACCCATTACCCGGCGCAGTTCATGGCAGCGGTCATCTCCAACCGGGGCGGTTTCTATTCTCCGCTGGCCTATCTCTCCGAAGCGCGCCGCATGGGGCTGACCATTCTGCCGCCCGACATCAATCAGAGTAAGGACCACTACCTTGGGTGGGACAGGGCACTGCGCATCGGTTTCATGCAGATTCAGGGGCTTTCGCACAAGGCGCTCAAGGCGGTGCTGGTTGAACGTGAAAAAGGTGGGAATTTCCGTGATTTTCAGGATTTTCTGCAGCGTGTGCGTCTCGATTGCGTCGATGTTCAGCGGCTGATCAAGGCCGGTTGCTTCGACGGGCTGGAGGGGCGGTCACGTCGCCCGGTTCTGCTGTGGCAGTGCCTTGCCGATTCGCGGCAGAATGCCGTCGGGCAGACGGGGCTGCTGTTTGATGCCCCTGCACTCGATCTGCCCAGACCACCCGCCTATGACGACAGAAAGGTTCTTGCCCAGGAAGTCGAAACCCTGGGGATGCTGGTGTCCTGCCATCCGCTGCGCCTCTACCGCCGTCAGATCGAACGCCTCAAGCCGGTGCCCGCCCGCTCCCTGGAGAAATGGGCCGGGCGCTACATCACCATGATCGGCTGGTGGGTGACCGGCAAGAGGGTGCGGGACAAAAACGGCCGCCCCATGGAGTTTGTCTCCTTCGAAGACACCACCGCCATCTTCGACGCGACATTTTTTCCTGCCGCCTACGGGCGCTTCTGCCGCAAGCTCTCGCGCCTGCGGCCCTACGTGCTCAAGGGGAGGGTGGAAGAGGAGTTCGGCGTGGCGACCCTGAGGGTGGAATGGGTCGACTTTCTGGAGGATGAGTGAGGAAGACCCCATAGGAGCTCCTTCAAAGGCGATGAATCTGGCGCTTGCTTTCCGTCGCGACCTGCCGAATAATGAGTCAGATTTTTGTAAAGCGCAATTGCGCAACCTCTGTACAATTCTTTGTATGGGGCCGGATTACGACCGATCGAGGATCATGAACAAACAGAACCTTTTTCACAATATTCCGGGTTCTCTACCTGCAGAACTGTTGCAGACCCTGGCCGGCAACGCGCAGGTGCGTATCGAGCGCATTGTCTCCCGTGGCCACAGTTCGCCGGAAGATTTCTGGTACGACCAGGAGCAGCATGAGTTCGTGCTGCTGGTGCAGGGGGAAGCTGAGCTGGAGTTTCAGAATCCGGCCGAACGCCTTCGCCTGCTCGCCGGCGACTGGCTGGTGATTCCTGCCCGCCGCAGGCATCGTGTGGTGCGAACCGATATGCATCAGGATACGGTCTGGCTGGCGGTATTTTACTAAACCCGGATTATTCATGAAGCTTTGTCGCGGGAAAAAGGTTCATTGGTGAAATAATCGCGACGACCAGGCAGTCGGCCGAGGCTATGGTCGAAAATTGCGTCAGTGAACTGGTGCCTGCCCGGAACGATACCGTGCCATCAGTGGGCTGATGGCCGATATCCTCTCCCATCTTTCTCCGCGCTGATCCCTTCCGGATCTCTCACCCCGTATTGCGCAGCCCGGCGGCAATGCCGTTGATCGTCGCCGCCAGCACATAGTTGAGTTCATCGTTTTGTTCGTCACGGCGCTTGCGTCGCAGCAGTTCCACCTGGATCAGGCTCAAGGGATCCACATAGGGGTTGCGCAGGCGCAGGCTCTGAGCCATGTCCGGAGTGCGTTCAAGAACCGCCTGCTGACCGGTTACCGACAGCACCATGGAGCGGGTGCGCCGGAATTCTTCGACAAACAGGGTAAAAACCCGCTCGCGCAAAGCGTCATCTTCGACCAGTCCCGCATAAAGGCGGGCCAGGGGCAGATCGACCTTGGCCAGGGCCACTTCGACGTTGCGGATCATGTCGCGGAACAGGGGAAATTTCTGCATCATCTCACGCAAAAGCGACAGGCCATGATCATGTTTTTCGGCAAAGCTTTGCAGTGCTTGTCCGACGGAGAACCAGCCGGGAATCATGTGGCGGCTCTGGATCCAGCCGAACCCCCAGGGAATGGCGCGCAGATCGTCGAGGCTGCTATTGTCCTTGCGGCGGGCCGGGCGCGATCCGATTTTGGCCAGATCGAACTCCAGTACCGGCGTGGCCTGCTCGAAATAGGGCAGGATGTCGGGATTGTCGGCAATCTGAGCGCGGTAAAATGAGAATGCCGTGGCCGACATCTCATCCATAGCCTCTATCCATTCGGAGCGTGGTTCAGGATCTACCAGGCCGGGGCGCGCGAGGGCTTCAAGGGAGGCTGCCGTCATCAGCTCGAGATTGCGCAGCGCCAGGGCCGCATCGGCGTACTTGAAATTGATGACCTCGCCCTGTTCGGTGATTTTGAGGCTGCCGGTAAAGGCTCCGGCAGGCTGGGCGACAATAGCGCGGTGGGTCGGGGTGCCGCCGCGCCCCACCGTGCCGCCGCGTCCGTGAAACAGGGTCAGCTTGACGTTGCACTCGGCCGCAACCCGATGCAGGTCGCGATGGGCTTTGAAGATCTCCCAGGTGCTGGTGAGCATCCCGCCGTCCTTGTTGGAGTCGGAGTAGCCCAGCATGATTTCCTGGTGGCGATCCCAGGAGTCGAGCAGCGGGGTGTAATCAGGGGTCGTCCACAGGTCACGACAAATCTGCGGAGCGTTGCGCAGATCCTCGATGGATTCAAACAGGGGCACCGGCATCAGTCCCGGGTCTTTGGACTCTGGATCGCCTTTGACTCTGATGCCGCTGATGTTGCACAGCCACAGCAGATTGAACACGTCCTCGATACAGGTCGCACCGCTGATAATGTAACTGCGGATTGAGGCCGGAGGAT
Protein-coding sequences here:
- a CDS encoding DNA polymerase III subunit alpha; translated protein: MNYAALHVHSASSPQWGVRSLPDICAAARSLGIRSLALTDRNGLYGVPNFIEAARSCGLEPIIGAEVYTAGHRAVLLAEDETGYAHLCRLLSDLHCRDDFDLAHSLSHARRGLTVISDDAQVLRLLCRQNRAGLYVELSPGHQMHRALALARELRLPPVATTRALLLDDEDYETHRVLRAIALNTRLSRLTPADVAGEGDRLMSAAQLAQFFPHCPQALDNTLEIAARCRTDWDFSTTIFPAFNGLSDDEAFAVLEARARAGARRRYGDIDARVEERLRRELDLIFAKGFAHYFLVVEELARQSPRTCGRGSAAASLVAYTLGITHVDPLAYNLFFERFLNEGRLDPPDIDIDFPWDERDAILDFAFRRYGARRAAMVANQISFKGRSSLREVAKVFGFEEAEIKSVTSRLSGYCRAGDVAAAISGDPLFQDRSLSEDWQQVLRIASRLEGQLRYLGLHCGGLVVVPDEIRRYVPVEVSARGLPLIQWEKDQAEAAGLVKIDILGNRSLAVIRDALQAIKEQTGREIDYASWQPLEDACTRRLLCRGETMGCFYIESPATRQLLKRMFEQGPAEDGAFLFEHLVMASSIIRPAANNFIREFIACMRGKSWRFLHPLLDTVLEETYGIAIYQEQITQIAMALAGFTAFEGDQLRKIISKKHKAQTLKDYREKFFAGGRKKEIDDKTLQAVWEQILSFGGYSFCKPHSASYALVSCKSAYLKTHYPAQFMAAVISNRGGFYSPLAYLSEARRMGLTILPPDINQSKDHYLGWDRALRIGFMQIQGLSHKALKAVLVEREKGGNFRDFQDFLQRVRLDCVDVQRLIKAGCFDGLEGRSRRPVLLWQCLADSRQNAVGQTGLLFDAPALDLPRPPAYDDRKVLAQEVETLGMLVSCHPLRLYRRQIERLKPVPARSLEKWAGRYITMIGWWVTGKRVRDKNGRPMEFVSFEDTTAIFDATFFPAAYGRFCRKLSRLRPYVLKGRVEEEFGVATLRVEWVDFLEDE
- a CDS encoding cupin domain-containing protein; translation: MNKQNLFHNIPGSLPAELLQTLAGNAQVRIERIVSRGHSSPEDFWYDQEQHEFVLLVQGEAELEFQNPAERLRLLAGDWLVIPARRRHRVVRTDMHQDTVWLAVFY